A single Sporosarcina sp. FSL W8-0480 DNA region contains:
- a CDS encoding sensor domain-containing diguanylate cyclase: MSDKNWSTASQFIIWFLIVPPGMYYFLSNQMPKELNASYFFLFIIFSVLTTFFPIKLKGDPITLVMWVTIPAFLLYGIAVEMILMQFVAIAILFVSKGNIQNKLQRFFINSLMMFILSIVSATAFYLVGGTIGSMNFWSLLIGISVYRLVHTAANIGFIKFYMQIRGMKSPLSKKDIGYEFSSIVLILPLALTFYFLLNLIGAPSFLLIGIPFFLTIFFIRQYGRSEKVNEYIKRVGEIGSSLSVLTDVDQVTEKFIMKSKELFNADIVFLFNNHDQWLELDKAYDKPHLLPKDTHSIRLGVGIARMVLTTNEPVTYTKRSDFKQFTTVSGPDEVESILCIPLTHNNQTGGILLLGSNRRSAFKDYQLKILELLGSYYIVALEKARYVTEALLRSERCALTNLYNYRYLEDRLHYEMDRMQKKDIDDLSVVMLDIDRFKGVNDTYGHQSGNGILKELAKVLKDALPEDATVGRYGGEEFIYLLPGFTKSEALTFAEGLRDRIRKHTFSIIPDLSLEKREIDVNITTSIGVTSAPFDTDEAMTLLRNADRALYIGAKQAGRDRVAVYVK; encoded by the coding sequence TTGTCTGATAAGAATTGGTCTACAGCATCTCAGTTTATCATCTGGTTTCTTATAGTTCCTCCGGGCATGTATTATTTTCTTTCAAACCAAATGCCCAAAGAACTTAATGCATCATATTTCTTTTTGTTCATCATTTTTAGTGTGTTGACTACATTTTTCCCAATTAAGTTAAAAGGCGACCCTATAACTTTAGTCATGTGGGTGACGATACCTGCCTTTCTTCTATACGGCATCGCTGTCGAAATGATTCTTATGCAATTCGTAGCAATCGCGATTCTTTTTGTTTCAAAGGGTAATATCCAAAATAAACTTCAACGCTTTTTCATTAATTCGTTGATGATGTTCATATTGTCAATCGTTAGTGCTACTGCTTTCTATTTAGTCGGTGGTACAATTGGCTCTATGAACTTTTGGTCACTACTGATAGGTATTTCGGTTTATAGGCTTGTTCACACGGCTGCTAATATAGGGTTCATCAAATTCTATATGCAGATTCGTGGGATGAAAAGTCCACTTTCGAAAAAAGACATTGGCTATGAATTCTCAAGTATCGTATTAATATTGCCATTGGCTCTAACGTTTTATTTCTTACTAAATTTGATCGGCGCCCCATCCTTTCTACTAATAGGTATACCGTTTTTCTTGACGATATTTTTCATACGCCAATATGGTCGATCCGAGAAGGTAAATGAGTATATTAAAAGAGTGGGAGAGATTGGGAGCAGTCTTTCAGTTTTGACTGATGTAGATCAGGTGACTGAAAAATTCATAATGAAAAGTAAAGAATTATTCAATGCTGATATTGTCTTTCTGTTCAATAATCATGATCAATGGTTGGAACTCGATAAGGCGTATGATAAACCTCATTTACTACCAAAAGATACGCATTCGATCCGGTTAGGTGTAGGCATCGCAAGAATGGTACTGACGACAAATGAACCTGTCACCTATACGAAAAGAAGTGATTTTAAGCAATTTACTACTGTATCTGGTCCTGATGAAGTTGAAAGTATCCTCTGTATACCTCTGACTCATAATAACCAGACGGGCGGAATTCTGTTATTAGGTTCGAATCGCAGATCAGCATTTAAAGATTACCAATTGAAGATATTGGAATTGTTAGGTTCATATTACATTGTTGCGCTTGAAAAGGCCCGTTATGTAACAGAGGCCTTGCTCAGGAGTGAAAGATGTGCACTGACTAATCTCTACAACTATAGATACCTTGAAGATAGATTACATTATGAAATGGATCGTATGCAGAAAAAGGATATTGACGATCTGTCCGTAGTCATGTTAGATATTGACCGTTTCAAAGGTGTAAATGATACGTACGGCCATCAAAGCGGGAACGGTATATTAAAGGAATTGGCAAAGGTTCTTAAGGATGCATTACCTGAAGATGCGACTGTTGGACGGTATGGAGGGGAAGAATTCATCTATCTCTTACCGGGGTTTACAAAATCGGAGGCATTGACATTCGCGGAAGGACTTAGGGATAGGATAAGGAAGCATACATTTTCAATTATCCCGGACTTGAGCTTGGAAAAAAGGGAAATTGATGTGAATATTACAACAAGCATTGGAGTTACGAGCGCACCTTTTGACACGGATGAGGCGATGACGTTACTTCGAAATGCCGATCGGGCATTATATATTGGAGCGAAGCAGGCCGGACGAGATCGAGTTGCGGTGTACGTGAAATAA
- a CDS encoding folylpolyglutamate synthase/dihydrofolate synthase family protein — translation MIPKFNEYKERFELYSDDVIKPGLESIRAALLKVGNPEKRLNVIHVAGTNGKGSTIAFMESILREHGFSTGVFSSPALVDVHDQIRLNGFPINQDEMDKSFIEMKEAGLSGMLTDFELLTVAAFLTFKRNAPDYILLECGMGGKLDSTNVVTPLVSIITSIALDHVSFLGSTLEEITEQKAGIIKEERPVVIGMLPEVANKVIRNKAMEMNSELMVYGEDFKMVPNEVFEGGIRVAIPNRKLKGPHQAINASIAIEALWKAGVNLQEALVTKGVATTFLLYRFQEIAPGVFVDGAHNPAAAKMLAETIRTEFSDEKVDFVIGMLKTKDIRRTLDELIPVAHSFTFVDFDHPQAAKAEELMESCLFNKKRMTNHINDTIILSKENNRKRIVAGSLYLLNRLLA, via the coding sequence TTGATTCCAAAATTTAATGAGTATAAAGAACGATTTGAACTATATAGCGACGATGTGATAAAGCCTGGTCTTGAAAGCATCCGGGCAGCATTGCTGAAAGTGGGGAACCCTGAAAAGCGGTTGAATGTCATTCATGTGGCGGGGACAAATGGGAAAGGTTCAACAATTGCATTTATGGAGTCCATATTGAGAGAACATGGGTTTTCAACCGGGGTATTTTCATCGCCTGCATTGGTAGATGTGCATGACCAGATTCGTCTCAACGGTTTTCCAATCAATCAGGACGAAATGGACAAGTCGTTTATCGAGATGAAAGAGGCCGGACTTAGCGGAATGTTAACTGACTTTGAATTACTTACTGTCGCCGCCTTCTTGACTTTCAAAAGGAATGCACCTGATTACATCCTTTTGGAATGTGGTATGGGGGGCAAATTAGATAGTACAAACGTCGTGACACCTCTCGTTTCAATTATCACATCGATAGCGCTCGATCATGTCTCATTTCTTGGATCCACATTGGAAGAAATAACAGAACAGAAGGCAGGAATTATTAAGGAAGAAAGGCCTGTCGTTATTGGCATGTTACCTGAAGTCGCGAACAAAGTTATTCGAAACAAGGCGATGGAAATGAATAGCGAGTTAATGGTATATGGCGAAGATTTTAAAATGGTGCCAAACGAAGTATTTGAAGGAGGGATTCGAGTTGCAATTCCAAATAGAAAGTTGAAAGGCCCTCATCAGGCGATCAATGCATCAATAGCGATAGAGGCATTGTGGAAAGCCGGTGTAAACTTACAAGAAGCACTTGTGACAAAAGGAGTAGCCACTACTTTTTTACTTTATCGGTTTCAAGAGATTGCACCTGGGGTATTTGTTGATGGTGCCCATAATCCCGCAGCCGCAAAAATGTTAGCTGAAACGATTCGCACTGAATTTTCAGATGAGAAAGTGGATTTTGTTATAGGTATGTTGAAAACAAAAGACATACGTAGAACATTGGATGAATTGATACCAGTTGCTCACTCGTTTACCTTTGTCGATTTCGATCATCCACAAGCAGCCAAAGCGGAGGAATTAATGGAAAGTTGTCTATTTAATAAAAAAAGGATGACAAATCACATTAATGATACTATAATACTAAGCAAGGAAAATAATAGAAAGCGAATAGTCGCAGGGTCGCTTTATTTGCTTAACAGACTTTTGGCCTAA